CAATGACAAAGTGTACGAAAGGTGGATGCAGAACATTCATGTAGGACTCCTGATATTTATGATCTATTGAGATGTTTCCATTTATTATAAGTATATCTATTATATTATGTAATAAATTAAATTAATATTAAAAGGGCTTGAGTTTTGCATAGCTTCTGTAAAAAGCCAGGTTTATCAAGGCACCAAATATTGCAGCGGTGACATCCTTGTGTGAATCCCATACATCTCCCTGTGTTCCCAGAAACGCTATACCCAGTTCGGGGTGGAAGATGATCGCAGCGAGCCATTCGAGTAACTCATAGAATGCTGATATAGTTACAACTACCGTGAAAGTAAAGAAAAGTGCTTTCTTGACATGGGTGATACCCGGTGCGACCAGTTCAAAAATTGCCCTGAAAGCCAGAAGACCGAAAAGAAAATGTACCACCCGGTCAAAATTATTTCTTTCAAATCCGAAGAACTGTGTAATAGGATCGAAAAATTTCATTTCGGCATAGGTAAAATGTGCGCCCAGAGAATGCAGGCTGGCAAAGATAAGAAGAAAAATAATGCTTGTCAAAGTAAAATGATATTTTTTATCCAGCCAGATAACTGTCGGAAAAACGATGAATACCAGAATATTTTCAAGTAACCAGTCTTCACGGTACTTGGGATTGATCGCCAGTATTGCCCATATTACGATATAAATGGCATAGACTATTTTATGTGAGCGCGGCATAAACTTCTCCTCATAAAAAGTATTATACACTAAAATTGAAGTTAAAAGGTATGCTATGAATGAAAATATCATTATAAAAACAGGCGAGATTACCAATGAGAATGTCTGTGCGATTGTCGATGCAGCGAACAGTTCACTCATGGGTGGAGGTGGTGTAGACGGTGCCATACACAGAGCAGGGGGACCTGCCATTCTGGAAGCCTGTAAAAAGATACGCCAGACGCAGTACCCTGATGGACTTCCCACAGGTGAGGCAGTTGCAACAACGGCTGGCAACCTGCCTGCAAAGTATGTGATTCATACCGTAGGGCCTGTATATCACAACTGCGGCAACCGCTGTGATTCTCTGCTGGCTGCAGCCTATGAAAATTCACTGAAACAGGCGATGAAGCTGGGGTGTAAAGATGTAGCTTTTCCTGCTATCTCCACAGGAATTTACGGTTATCCGAAGGAGGCAGCGGCACGTATCGCCTATAAAACGGTAAAAGCCTTTCTATCCAAAGGACACGATATCAAAGTCTATTTTGTATTTCACAGTAATGAAAACAAACAGTTCTTTGAGAAAGTGGTCGGGCAGTAAGACTCAGTGCCATACTCCTTCAAGCGAGTAGCCGCAATGGGGACAAATTCCGTTCTCGTCAAGTTCATTGGTAACATACTGTCCTATATGTCCTGTTCTGTCTATTACTCTCTCACCACATTGAGGACAGTAGGTCGATTCATGCTCTTCATCCTCGATATTGCCTACATAAATGTACTTCAGCCCTTCTTCTTTGCCTATTTCGTAGGCTCTGCGCAGTGTTGATCCCGGTGTAGGCGGTACGTCGAGCATTTTGTACATGGGGTAGAATGCGGAGAGGTGCCACGGCATGGTTGGGTCGACTTCCGCAATGAATTTGGCGATATTTCTTATCTCTTCGTCAGAATCGTTCTTGCCGGGGATCAACAGTGTCGTGATCTCGATCCATATACCTTTTTCATGGGCATATTTGACACATTCGAGTACCGGTTTGAGCCTTGCACCGCAGATCTCCTTGTAGAACTCTTCGGTAAATCCTTTGATGTCAATGTTCATACCATCGATATAAGGTGCCAGCAGGTCCAAGGCTTTGTGTGTTTCAAATCCGCTGGTGACATAGATGTTCTTCAGTCCTTTTTCATGCGCAAGTTTTGCTGTATCATAGGTATACTCAAAAAAGACAATGGGCTCATTGTAGGTATAGGCAATTGATTTACACCCGTTCTCTATTGCAAGTTCAATAATGCGTTCCGGCGGGTACTCTTTGCCGAATATCTGGTGGTTGTGTTCCTTTGGATACTGGGAAATGTCAAAGTTCTGACAAAATTTACATGAAAAGTTACACCCTACAGTCCCAAACGAGAAAGCTCTGCTTCCGGGCAGAAAATTGAACATGGGTTTTTTCTCTACAGGGTCGATATTTACCACGGATGCAAGTCCATACACCAACAGTTTGAGCTCGCCGTCCTCGACTTTTCTGATGCCGCAGATCCCGTATTCTCCTTCATTGAGTTTACAGGATTGTGCGCAGGCCTGACAGAGGATCTTGCCGCTGCCAAGTTTTTTGCTTAGCCATGCTGTTGCTGACATTTTGTTCTCCTTTATATATTTGTTATCGGAATTTAATTTATTATACTCTTTTTTGGAAGAGCTATAAATTATGTTATGATAATAATATAATTGTCAGTGAAAGAGGAGGCTTCGAATATGTATCTTTTTACTTCTGAATCCGTGTCGGCAGGGCATCCGGATAAATGTGCCGATATCATTGCAGATTCTATCGTGGACAGATTATTGCAGCTTGATCCCAATGCCAAAGTAGCTACTGAAGTGTTCATCAGCGGAAAACATATTATCATTGGCGGAGAGGTTAAAACAAGCACTGCCGTAGATAATGCTTTTTATGAAGAGTGTACCCAAAAAGCACTGGAAAAGATAGGATATCCTGAAAGAGGGTTTAAAAGAGGAGAGACATTTTTCCCGGATGAGGCCGAGATAGAAATCTATATCAGCAAGCAGTCTCCCGACATTACCATGGGTGTGGTCAAAGAGGGTAATGAGATAGGTGCCGGTGACCAGGGAATGATGTTCGGCTATGCGACCTGCGAGCGTGATGACTACATGCCCTCGGCTTTTGCCTATGCCCGGGAGATCAGAGATGCTCTCTATGCCTATGCCCTTGAACATCCTGATACTTTCGGTGTGGACATCAAAACGGAAGTGGTGATGGATTATGGCAGCAAAGAGAATTTTGACAGTTGCAGGCCTGAACATATTGCAAAGATCATCGTGGCGATCCCCTGCATCAGTTCAGTAGAGCCGGATGAAGTAGAGGTGCGGGTCAAGAAGATCATCAAAGAAGAGGTACAGTTCGAAGCAGGGCATTTCGATGCAGATAAAACGGTATTCTACATCAATAACACTGGCAGATACGTCACCCATTCTTCCATCGCAGATTCGGGTCTTACTGGCAGAAAAGTAGTATGTGATACCTATGGCGGGTATGCTCCCATTGGGGGAGGGGCCCAAAGTTCCAAAGACTACAGCAAAGTGGACCGGTCGGCGCTCTATGCCGCCAGATGGCTGGCAAAACATATCGTGGCGGCAGGGCTCGCCAAAAAGGCTCTGGTACAGCTCTCCTATGTGATCGCAGAACCCAGACCCATTTCTGTTACCGTTGATACACAACAGACTGCTCTGACAGATATGAAAGATGAAGAACTTTCCCAAATGATCGCGGATAAGTTTGTACTAAGTCCCAGGTGGATCATGGAAAAGTTTGCTCTGGACAAACCGGGCAAAGAGAACTTTCTATATGCAGAAGTCGCTGCAAAAGGACAGATAGGATATGCAGAATATCCATGGGAACAGTTGAATGAATTGGACTGGTTCAAGAGCCTGAAACAGTAAAATATCTCATAGATATTATTTAATCATATTCTTTTTCACATGTGAGTTTAAGACAGTTTTGTGGTATCTCGCCATTTAGGAACTGTTCCATGTTCCGTAAAGAGATATCCATGATACGGGCTAAAGCCTCTTTTGTATAGTAGGCCATGTGCGGTGTATAAAGGAAATTTTCTTTTTGTGCAAGAGAAACATCACTGCATACATCGGAGGCGATGATATTCGACAGTGAATGATAGAGTGTTTCTTCTATGATCTCACATCTTGCAGTATTGATGATGATACAATCTTTTTTGATCAATGGAGCATTTCTTTTGTTAACAAGTCCCTGTGTAGCAGGGGTCAGAGGCAGGGCAGGCATGAGTATATCGGCATTTTCCAATATGCTTTCCAGGGAGACAAAGTCAATTTCCAGTTCATCAAAAACAGCTTTATGTGTCCGACTGTATCCCAGTACTTTCATTCCAAAGCCTTTGGCTATCTTCGCCATCTGTAAACCTATGGTTCCCAACCCGAGAATTCCTATGGTTTTACCAAAGAGTTCTATGCCTTTGAGGTCAAGGTAGTCCAAGTCACCTTTTTTGCTGCGATCCAAAGCAATATGAGTTTTTCTGGTAGCATTCAAAAGAAGAGAGAAAGCAAACTCCGCTACAGCAGGGCCTGCATATCCTGCTACATTGCTTACTTTCATATCTTTTTGATAAAGTGTTTTACACTTGATATGGTCAAAACCGGTAGAACGGGTTTGAAGATATCGAAGCTTTGGGAGTCTGTCTAAAATATCATCTGTAATGCGTGACCCTACAAAGACTGAAACTGCCTCATATTCTTCAGGTTGCAATACAATATCCTGGATAGGCTTTTCAAAAAAGAAAAGTTCATGACCATTTAAATGTGATTCAAAAAAAATTCTTTCTTCTTTTTTTATTTCGAAAAATGCGATCTTCATACCTGTCCTTTCTGTATTGTTATCTATTTTCTTTATTGTAACAAGTTTGGATAAATAGTTTTAAAATGATTTTTTAATTTACGGGAAAGTGATATAATATAAAAAAACAAGGAGTACATTATGCAAAAAAGAGATGATCTTGACCTTGATAAATTTGAAAAGATATTAAAAGAGAGAGAGGTGCAGCTGGAAGAGAATATAGCGCAACTGAAATCAGAGCTGGATGTTGTAGGCAGTGATGATGGGATAAATGATGTGGAAGATCTTGCATCTCTGAAGAATATTAGTTCCAAGGACAATACCCTTTTGGAACGACAGGAAGAGGAACTTAAGGAGACGCTGCATGCTCTCGCGAAAATAAAGAACGGCACTTATGGCATATGTGAAAAGACAGGTAGATCCATACCGGTTGAAAGACTTGAAGTCAATCCTATTGCAAGATATATTGTGGGAGCAGAGGATCAGAATTGAGCATTAAAACACCTTATGTCGCCGTTGACGGTATAGTGATGCTTTATGACAGTAAAGAAGTTTTTAAAGGTATCGTCCTGATAGAACGTAAAAATCCACCGTTTGGCATGGCTCTGCCGGGAGGTTTTGTCGATGTAGGTGAGAGCTGTGAAAGTGCTGTTGTCCGGGAAATGAAAGAGGAAATATCCCTTGACGTGCAGATCATCAGGCTGCTTGGTGTCTATTCGGATCCCCAAAGAGACCCGAGATTCCATACGGTTTCGGTGGTCTATATCTGCAAAGCATATGGAGAACCTGAAGCAGCGGATGATGCGAAAAAGTGTTTTATCTATCTTCCCGATAAGATACCGATGGAAAAACTTGTTTTCGATCATGCAAAGATTGTTGGGGATTTTCTCAGGAACAGGGAGGATAATACATAACTAATGGAAGAGATAGGTAAAAACATTATTATCATGGGTCTTGTAATCGTAGTGATAGGCGTACTGCTTACGTTTGGCGATAAACTCCCTTTTTCTTTGGGAAAACTACCCGGTGATATTGTCTATAAAAAAGAGAATTTCTCTTTCTATTTCCCGATCACGACTTCGATCATCCTCAGTGTGGTCCTGTCGTTTCTTTTCTATCTATTCGGAAAGTTCTTCAGGTAATGCCATGTCGCTGAATGTCCCGAACATCCTGAGTCTTTTTCGTATTGTGGCAGCACCGTTCCTGCTGTTAACAGGATGGTTTGGACTGCCGGCAGGTTTTTTCACACTTTTTGGTCTGATGCTGCTTTCAGATGCTGCCGATGGATATGTCGCTCGCAAAACGGGTCAGACAAGTGAATTTGGTGCAAAACTTGATAGCTATGGGGATATGACAGTTTATCTCACCACTCCGCTGGCTGCCTGGTGGCTTTGGCCGGATATCATTAAAGAGGAACTCCCCTATATCATTACAGTGGTCGGCGTCTATCTGCTGCCTGCTTTTTTTTCATTTGCAAAATTCGGCAGGATAGCCAGTTACCACACCTGGAGCGCGAAGATCTCGGCAGTATTGATAAGCATTGGTATCGTGCTTTTGTTCGGTTTTCATGACAACAGACTCTTTCATCTCTCGATCTGTTTTGTCATACTCGAAGCGATAGAGAATATCACCATTACTTTCCTTCTTCCGAAGCCTGAGATCAACGTACATTCCGTCTGGCATCTATTGAAGGAGAGGAGATGAAACTGACCTTTCTGGGAACCAGTGCCGGCAAACCTACCACAGAGAGGAATGTCTCTGCACTCGGATTGGAATTTGATCAGGACAACAAATGGTATCTCTTTGACTGTGGGGAAGCAACGCAGCACCAGATCATGAGAAGCAGCTTGAGAGTCGGGAAACTCGGCACCATTTTCATCACCCATCTTCATGGAGACCACTACTATGGACTTTTGGGTCTGCTCTCAAGCAAAAAACTCGACAAAGCCTTCAACCCTTTGACCATTTACGGACCCAAAGGTATCAGAACGTTTATTGGGTGTGCTTTTGCCGACCTTTCCTTCGAGCATCTCGGCTATCATCTGAAGATCATCGAATATGAAGCGGGTGAAACCTTCATCTTCGACAGATTTACGGTCAAAGTACTTCCGCTTGTGCATTCCGTGGAAAGTGTCGCCTTCTATATCAAAGAGAATAACACGAGCAACAGACTCAATGAAGCGAAGTTGAGGGCGGAAGGCTTGGAGCCCTCTCCACTTTACGGTGAACTAAAAAGGGGAAAAAGCATCGTTTTTCAGGGAAAAAAACTGGAACCTGAAGCATTCATGCTTGATCCGGTACAGGGGCGCTCACTGATCATCGCAGGTGACAATAGTCGCCCCTCTGTTCTTGGAAATTATCTGGACAACCTAGACCTGCTTGTGCATGAGTGCACCTACACACAGGGTATCTATGACCACCTACCTGAAAAAGTACTGCACACTACGGCAAAAGATCTCGGGGAAGCAGCAGAGGAAAAGGGCGTCAAAAATCTCATCGCTACCCACATAAACCCAAGATACAGTAAGAACAGCAAACTGGGTATAGAGATGATTTATAACGAAATCAGAGAGGGGTACAGCGGCAGGCTATTCATCGCCAATGATTTTGATGTATATATGGTTGGAAAGGACAGGGTGGTTAGAAAAGTATAGAGTAAAACAGGAACGAATGTAAATTGGATTTGCCTATTCCAATCACATCTACTGTTTCTAGAGATTATGGGTAGATGATTCAATGTGATGTTTCTTTTGTTTTACCCTGTTTTGCAGTGATTGTTTGATCTTGAAACATGTGGGCCCATCTTTTTAATGTACTGTATGATACCTCTGCATAGCCACCTGCATCCTTTGTATCCCACACTTCAAACTCTGTCATTCCATATTCAAATCCAAGTTTGAGGGCATTATCAAAATTAACTTTTGGTCCACGTGTTTGAAAAGCGATAGGTGCTCCCAGTTCTTTGATCGTTGGGTATATCAGTTTAGCGTTTTGTGATAAAGGGTCGACCAGTCCATGATTCGAAATAACGCCGCGATGTCCGTATCTGCTTCTGAACTTTTTCATGAGATCGTTCGAGAATACTGCATCCGGTGTCCATTCGTGGTCGGTGGAAATGAACACATTAAAAGGAAAATCTACAACCGTCAATTTCCAGACGCTATAATCATCTAATGCCCGTTCGATCGCTTTTTTGTATTTGGCATCAGTAAATCCATAAGCCCTTATCTTTGGATTGTTCTTCCTATCAAGAGGGGCTACGAATGGTTCGGCAGTCAGGGACGCAGCGGTACCTACACAGACTTCTCTGATCAATTTATTATGATCGTACCGAAGTGCCAGATGCTTTAAAAGTGCGGCAAACCTGTCACCATATTCTTTGGTCCAGAAAAGTCCGATCTTTACAGTCGGATAACGTTTTTTCTTTATGGCGATAGGTCCGCCGTTCATCTTTTTTACATAAAAAGGAGCAACAGGTCCACCGAATATTCTTAATTTTGCAGATAGTGGATGCTTCGTGTGCTGTTGATTATATGTTTCTATTTCTTTGAGGGCCTGGTCAATGGATGAGAAATCATACATCCCTTTCTTGGATTCCATGTACATCCAAATAGTATCAATGACAACTGCAGAATAAACGTCAGGGTGTGCCTTGACCTCCCTAAGGGGATCTTTATGTTTGAGAGCGCCAATAGGACTTCCCATTGCAATAAGCCCGGTAATAGGCTTTTTTTGTATGTTTGTGATGTTTACATTTACATTTGATTCTGCATTGCCTACACCAGATAAGAGGAATATATAAAATACCGCAATACCTATCAGTTCAATAATTTTACCGGAAGTGTTTGTTTGTTTTTTTATCAAGATATACTGCCTTGTTGTATAAAGTAAAATAGTTGGTAGAGATTGGGTAAAACAAGAATACTATAATCATCCTCACAACTATAAAAACATAGAAAAACCCAAAGAATCTATCCAGTTTCAGCTATTATAACATCTAAAAAATCAAATTTTAAGTTTTTTAAAGCAATTCTCAGAAATATCTTTCAATAGTGTCGTATATTGATCCGTAAGCATAAATAAAGCAGAGTTTTATTTTTATATCAGGCTAAAACGATAAAATAAATGAATTTAAATTTTGGAGGCTGTATGATCCTGACCCGACTGCTCTTTACAGTACTTGTACTCTTTTCTGCTGCGCATGCAAAACACTCTTTTAAACATTACAATGATATATGTGAAAAGACCGATAACCAGAAGTGTGTGAATGATCCGCTTCAGGTCAAGAACCTTCAGATCGCACTGAATGCGGATAAATATCTCCATCTTCATTTAAAAACGGACGGGAAATGGGGAAAGAATACGAAAGAAGCTGTACAAAAGTTTCAGAAGCATTATCATATTTTTCCGGCTGAAGGCTATGTTGGTGCCAAAACAAAAAGGGTACTTGAGAGAGTAGCCAAAAATGTGAAACTACCTCCAGTAAGAACAGCTGCAGCGAACAAAATGACGAACAGATCCTACACTTGTTATGCGGACTTCAAGAAACATGTCGATCTTCAGAAAAGCTACAAAGTATTTAAAAACAACAAACTTCTTTCAAAAGCCAACGGTAAAAATACCCATATCAAGATCGATGTAAGTGAACAGAGGCTCAAACTTTATGTAAATGGCAAGGTAGCACTTTGTGCTCCATGCACTACCGGAGCGAAACGTAAATTCGAACCGAATACAAAAACATATAGAGACAAACATACACCACTGGGCACTTTTAGGATCAAAGAAAAGATAGCCGCCAAAAAATCGACCATCTTTGGTGAAATGTACAGGAACGGCAAAAAAGTATATCATGGAGATAGAAGGAAATATAGGGGTCCCCGTGCGAAGTATGTCGGACATACCATGCATCACTGGATGAGACTGACAAGTGGCGGTGTAGGGCTTCATGCCAGCAAATATATCAAAAGACATCCAGGAAGCAACGGTTGTGTAAGATTGCCGTTCAAGGTAGCTTCCATCGTCTTCTCCAAAGTAAAAAAAGGAACGAAGGTCAGTGTTATAAATTAATTTTTGGCTTAGGTCCAAAAATCATCATCTTTTAGATCTCAGCTTCTTCTTTTGGCGACCATCTGTGCCTTCAGACTCTTTTTCCCGTGCATGTCAACATCCCAATACTCTCTTAGATGCATAATGTCATATTCATGGTCGAATATTGCTTCAAGTTCTCCTTCTTCGAGCAGAAAGCTTTTATTGCCTGGTGTATTTTCATTGTCTGGATGATAGACAAAGGTTTCATAGAGAAAAAGTCTGTCCGGTTTCAATGCTTTGGTGATTTTTGGAAAGAGCTCGCGTTTGAGGAAAAAAGTACAGATGATCAGGTCATAAGTTTTCTCTGGGAATTCATGCGTATCGAGATCGACCTCTTTGGGATGAATGTGTGCAAGCCCTTTGAGTGATTCGATGGCAACCGAACTGATGTCCAAGGCATCGACCTCGAAACCGATGGAAGCAAGATATTTGCTGTTCCTTCCCATTCCACAGGCAATGTCGAGTGCGCGATTTCCCGTAGCCAGTTTAGCATAACGGGTAATAAGTTCAACGGGTTTATCCGGAGCAGGGATGGTGAGGTATTTTTCATTCCAGTGCTCTCTGTCTTCCTCTGCCATCTTTACAGCCTTTTTTGCTATTATTCTACCCAAATAATCCAAGGATCAACATGGCAAAAACAACTTTTATATCATGGAATGTGAATGGCATACGTGCAGTTGAGAAAAAAAATGCATTAAAATGGATCGATGAAAGTGATATTGATTTTTTGGGACTTCAGGAGATCAAAGCGGAAGCGAACCAGATCCCGGATAGTATTTTTGAAAAACATTACAAATTCCAAAGTATCAACTCCTCTTCCCGGAAAGGGCAGTCCGGTGTTGCTTTGTTTACCAATATCAAGGGTACAGCATCCGGTGGAGACCATATTGATATCCTCAATGAAGGACGTATCAATGAATATCATTTCGGCAGTTATGTTCTTTTTAATGTCTATTTTCCCAATGGACAGAGAAGCGAAGAGCGTTTAGCCTATAAACTGGCATTTTATGAGCGTTTTCTGGATTATATCAATGAAGTCCGGACAGAGGGAAAGTCGATCATTATCTGCGGTGATGTCAACACGGCCCATAAAGAGATAGATCTTGCCCGTCCCAAGTCCAATGAAAATACATCGGGGTTCCTGCCTGTAGAAAGAGCATGGATGGACAAACTTCTTGATAACGGATATATCGATACTTTTCGGTATATACACGGGGATGAACCGGATCGTTACAGCTGGTGGTCTTACAGGACAAAGGCGAGGGAAAGGAATGTGGGATGGCGT
This DNA window, taken from Sulfurovum lithotrophicum, encodes the following:
- a CDS encoding class I SAM-dependent methyltransferase, producing the protein MAEEDREHWNEKYLTIPAPDKPVELITRYAKLATGNRALDIACGMGRNSKYLASIGFEVDALDISSVAIESLKGLAHIHPKEVDLDTHEFPEKTYDLIICTFFLKRELFPKITKALKPDRLFLYETFVYHPDNENTPGNKSFLLEEGELEAIFDHEYDIMHLREYWDVDMHGKKSLKAQMVAKRRS
- a CDS encoding L,D-transpeptidase family protein, which codes for MILTRLLFTVLVLFSAAHAKHSFKHYNDICEKTDNQKCVNDPLQVKNLQIALNADKYLHLHLKTDGKWGKNTKEAVQKFQKHYHIFPAEGYVGAKTKRVLERVAKNVKLPPVRTAAANKMTNRSYTCYADFKKHVDLQKSYKVFKNNKLLSKANGKNTHIKIDVSEQRLKLYVNGKVALCAPCTTGAKRKFEPNTKTYRDKHTPLGTFRIKEKIAAKKSTIFGEMYRNGKKVYHGDRRKYRGPRAKYVGHTMHHWMRLTSGGVGLHASKYIKRHPGSNGCVRLPFKVASIVFSKVKKGTKVSVIN
- a CDS encoding DUF2905 domain-containing protein yields the protein MEEIGKNIIIMGLVIVVIGVLLTFGDKLPFSLGKLPGDIVYKKENFSFYFPITTSIILSVVLSFLFYLFGKFFR
- a CDS encoding NUDIX domain-containing protein, with the protein product MSIKTPYVAVDGIVMLYDSKEVFKGIVLIERKNPPFGMALPGGFVDVGESCESAVVREMKEEISLDVQIIRLLGVYSDPQRDPRFHTVSVVYICKAYGEPEAADDAKKCFIYLPDKIPMEKLVFDHAKIVGDFLRNREDNT
- a CDS encoding TraR/DksA family transcriptional regulator produces the protein MQKRDDLDLDKFEKILKEREVQLEENIAQLKSELDVVGSDDGINDVEDLASLKNISSKDNTLLERQEEELKETLHALAKIKNGTYGICEKTGRSIPVERLEVNPIARYIVGAEDQN
- a CDS encoding MBL fold metallo-hydrolase yields the protein MKLTFLGTSAGKPTTERNVSALGLEFDQDNKWYLFDCGEATQHQIMRSSLRVGKLGTIFITHLHGDHYYGLLGLLSSKKLDKAFNPLTIYGPKGIRTFIGCAFADLSFEHLGYHLKIIEYEAGETFIFDRFTVKVLPLVHSVESVAFYIKENNTSNRLNEAKLRAEGLEPSPLYGELKRGKSIVFQGKKLEPEAFMLDPVQGRSLIIAGDNSRPSVLGNYLDNLDLLVHECTYTQGIYDHLPEKVLHTTAKDLGEAAEEKGVKNLIATHINPRYSKNSKLGIEMIYNEIREGYSGRLFIANDFDVYMVGKDRVVRKV
- the metK gene encoding methionine adenosyltransferase, with the translated sequence MYLFTSESVSAGHPDKCADIIADSIVDRLLQLDPNAKVATEVFISGKHIIIGGEVKTSTAVDNAFYEECTQKALEKIGYPERGFKRGETFFPDEAEIEIYISKQSPDITMGVVKEGNEIGAGDQGMMFGYATCERDDYMPSAFAYAREIRDALYAYALEHPDTFGVDIKTEVVMDYGSKENFDSCRPEHIAKIIVAIPCISSVEPDEVEVRVKKIIKEEVQFEAGHFDADKTVFYINNTGRYVTHSSIADSGLTGRKVVCDTYGGYAPIGGGAQSSKDYSKVDRSALYAARWLAKHIVAAGLAKKALVQLSYVIAEPRPISVTVDTQQTALTDMKDEELSQMIADKFVLSPRWIMEKFALDKPGKENFLYAEVAAKGQIGYAEYPWEQLNELDWFKSLKQ
- the xth gene encoding exodeoxyribonuclease III, which translates into the protein MAKTTFISWNVNGIRAVEKKNALKWIDESDIDFLGLQEIKAEANQIPDSIFEKHYKFQSINSSSRKGQSGVALFTNIKGTASGGDHIDILNEGRINEYHFGSYVLFNVYFPNGQRSEERLAYKLAFYERFLDYINEVRTEGKSIIICGDVNTAHKEIDLARPKSNENTSGFLPVERAWMDKLLDNGYIDTFRYIHGDEPDRYSWWSYRTKARERNVGWRIDYFFVSDDIKEKIVDADILDHIMGSDHCPVKLVLDI
- a CDS encoding CDP-alcohol phosphatidyltransferase family protein, which translates into the protein MSLNVPNILSLFRIVAAPFLLLTGWFGLPAGFFTLFGLMLLSDAADGYVARKTGQTSEFGAKLDSYGDMTVYLTTPLAAWWLWPDIIKEELPYIITVVGVYLLPAFFSFAKFGRIASYHTWSAKISAVLISIGIVLLFGFHDNRLFHLSICFVILEAIENITITFLLPKPEINVHSVWHLLKERR
- a CDS encoding O-acetyl-ADP-ribose deacetylase produces the protein MNENIIIKTGEITNENVCAIVDAANSSLMGGGGVDGAIHRAGGPAILEACKKIRQTQYPDGLPTGEAVATTAGNLPAKYVIHTVGPVYHNCGNRCDSLLAAAYENSLKQAMKLGCKDVAFPAISTGIYGYPKEAAARIAYKTVKAFLSKGHDIKVYFVFHSNENKQFFEKVVGQ
- a CDS encoding DUF2238 domain-containing protein; amino-acid sequence: MPRSHKIVYAIYIVIWAILAINPKYREDWLLENILVFIVFPTVIWLDKKYHFTLTSIIFLLIFASLHSLGAHFTYAEMKFFDPITQFFGFERNNFDRVVHFLFGLLAFRAIFELVAPGITHVKKALFFTFTVVVTISAFYELLEWLAAIIFHPELGIAFLGTQGDVWDSHKDVTAAIFGALINLAFYRSYAKLKPF
- a CDS encoding NAD(P)-dependent oxidoreductase, with translation MKIAFFEIKKEERIFFESHLNGHELFFFEKPIQDIVLQPEEYEAVSVFVGSRITDDILDRLPKLRYLQTRSTGFDHIKCKTLYQKDMKVSNVAGYAGPAVAEFAFSLLLNATRKTHIALDRSKKGDLDYLDLKGIELFGKTIGILGLGTIGLQMAKIAKGFGMKVLGYSRTHKAVFDELEIDFVSLESILENADILMPALPLTPATQGLVNKRNAPLIKKDCIIINTARCEIIEETLYHSLSNIIASDVCSDVSLAQKENFLYTPHMAYYTKEALARIMDISLRNMEQFLNGEIPQNCLKLTCEKEYD
- the amrS gene encoding AmmeMemoRadiSam system radical SAM enzyme translates to MSATAWLSKKLGSGKILCQACAQSCKLNEGEYGICGIRKVEDGELKLLVYGLASVVNIDPVEKKPMFNFLPGSRAFSFGTVGCNFSCKFCQNFDISQYPKEHNHQIFGKEYPPERIIELAIENGCKSIAYTYNEPIVFFEYTYDTAKLAHEKGLKNIYVTSGFETHKALDLLAPYIDGMNIDIKGFTEEFYKEICGARLKPVLECVKYAHEKGIWIEITTLLIPGKNDSDEEIRNIAKFIAEVDPTMPWHLSAFYPMYKMLDVPPTPGSTLRRAYEIGKEEGLKYIYVGNIEDEEHESTYCPQCGERVIDRTGHIGQYVTNELDENGICPHCGYSLEGVWH